The following proteins are encoded in a genomic region of Leifsonia psychrotolerans:
- a CDS encoding WXG100 family type VII secretion target, which yields MTRYQVDSEAVLGTTTAVHGSIMRIQGEVSGLLAQLTNLEASWSGQAASAFQGVVSEWRGTQHLVEESLANINQALSQAGQQYAEIEQSNARLFGR from the coding sequence ATGACTCGGTATCAGGTCGACAGTGAGGCAGTGCTCGGCACAACCACGGCGGTGCATGGCTCGATCATGCGCATCCAGGGCGAGGTCAGCGGGTTACTCGCCCAACTCACCAATTTGGAGGCGTCGTGGTCGGGCCAGGCCGCGAGTGCTTTCCAGGGGGTCGTCTCCGAGTGGCGTGGCACACAACATCTCGTCGAGGAGAGCCTGGCGAACATCAATCAGGCACTCAGTCAGGCTGGGCAGCAGTATGCCGAGATCGAGCAGTCGAACGCGCGATTGTTCGGGCGTTAG